A single Vigna radiata var. radiata cultivar VC1973A chromosome 8, Vradiata_ver6, whole genome shotgun sequence DNA region contains:
- the LOC106772800 gene encoding 3-ketoacyl-CoA synthase 11: protein MADQKNDNPNSETVNVESSKGRNKLPNFLLSVRLKYVKLGYHYLISNAMYLMLIPLLAVASAHLSTLSINDFLQLWENLKFNLLSVTVCSSLMVFLATLYFMTRPRGVYLMDFACYKPHVDCTCTRETFVEKSALTGTFSEENLSFQKKIVERSGLGQKTYLPPAILSLPPKPCMAAARKEAEEVMFGAIDQLLEKTGVKAKDIGILVVNCSLFNPTPSLSAMIVNHYKLRGNILSYNLGGMGCSAGLISIDLAKQLLQVHPNSYALVVSMENITLNWYFGNNRSMLVSNCLFRMGGAAILLSNRSGDRRRAKYQLVHTVRTHKGADDKSYGCVFQEEDETKRIGVALSKDLMAVAGEALKTNITTLGPLVLPMSEQLLFFATLVARKVLKMKIKPYIPDFKLAFDHFCIHAGGRAVLDELEKNLELSEWHMEPSRMTLYRFGNTSSSSLWYELSYTESKGRIKKGDRTWQIAFGSGFKCNSAVWRALRTIHPSKEKNPWIDEIHDFPVHVPKVAPINAS from the exons ATGGCAGATCAGAAGAATGACAACCCAAATTCGGAAACTGTTAATGTTGAATCATCAAAAGGAAGGAATAAACTTCCAAACTTTCTTCTATCAGTGAGGCTAAAGTACGTCAAGCTAGGCTACCACTATCTCATCTCCAATGCTATGTACCTTATGCTCATACCCCTTCTTGCCGTAGCCTCAGCTCATCTATCAACCCTTTCCATCAACGACTTTCTCCAACTCTGGGAGAATCTCAAGTTCAACCTTCTCTCAGTCACTGTGTGTTCAAGTCTCATGGTCTTCCTTGCTACCCTTTACTTCATGACCCGACCAAGGGGTGTGTATCTCATGGATTTTGCATGCTACAAGCCTCACGTCGACTGCACCTGTACAAGGGAGACTTTCGTTGAGAAGTCTGCTCTCACAGGGACATTCTCGGAGGAGAACTTGTCCTTTCAGAAGAAGATTGTAGAGAGGTCTGGTTTGGGACAGAAGACTTATCTGCCCCCAGCAATCTTGAGTTTGCCACCAAAACCTTGCATGGCTGCGGCTAGGAAGGAGGCCGAGGAGGTGATGTTTGGAGCCATTGACCAGCTGCTGGAAAAGACTGGAGTCAAGGCTAAGGATATTGGGATTCTGGTGGTGAATTGCAGCTTGTTCAATCCCACACCATCCCTCTCTGCCATGATTGTCAATCACTACAAGCTCAGAGGGAATATCCTCAGTTATAATCTCGGTGGCATGGGTTGCAGTGCTGGTCTTATCTCCATTGACCTTGCCAAACAGCTCCTCCag gTTCATCCAAACTCTTATGCCTTGGTGGTGAGCATGGAGAACATAACTCTGAACTGGTATTTTGGAAACAACCGATCAATGCTGGTGTCAAACTGTCTGTTCAGAATGGGAGGAGCGGCGATACTCCTGTCGAACCGCTCCGGCGACCGGAGGCGGGCGAAATACCAGCTGGTCCACACGGTGCGGACTCACAAGGGAGCAGATGACAAGTCGTATGGGTGTGTGTTCCAAGAAGAGGATGAGACAAAGAGAATAGGTGTGGCACTCTCAAAGGACTTGATGGCAGTGGCAGGAGAGGCCCTAAAGACGAACATCACAACACTGGGACCACTGGTGCTTCCCATGTCAGAACAGCTCCTTTTCTTTGCCACCTTGGTGGCTAGGAAAgtgttgaagatgaagataaagCCCTACATCCCTGATTTCAAGCTGGCATTTGACCACTTTTGCATCCATGCTGGAGGTAGGGCAGTGTTGGATGAGCTGGAGAAGAACCTTGAGCTAAGTGAGTGGCACATGGAACCTTCTAGAATGACCCTATACAGGTTTGGAAACACTTCTAGCAGTTCCTTGTGGTATGAGTTGTCCTACACTGAAAGCAAAGGGAGGATAAAAAAGGGTGACAGAACTTGGCAGATTGCATTTGGTTCTGGTTTTAAGTGCAACAGTGCTGTTTGGAGGGCTTTGAGAACCATCCATCCATCAAAGGAGAAGAATCCTTGGATCGATGAGATTCATGACTTTCCTGTTCATGTCCCTAAAGTCGCACCCATTAATGCTTCCTGA